From a single Leopardus geoffroyi isolate Oge1 chromosome E1, O.geoffroyi_Oge1_pat1.0, whole genome shotgun sequence genomic region:
- the ENDOV gene encoding endonuclease V isoform X1, with protein sequence MAREAAELPPKETLSLWIREQAQLKALVVDRDTEAWQRDPGFSGLQRVGGVDVSFVKGDSVSACASLVVLSYPELEVVYEDCRMVSLTAPYVSGFLAFREVPFLVAAVRRLREKEPGLVPQVLLVDGNGLLHHRGFGVACHLGVLTDLPCIGVAKKLLQVDGLENNTQHKEKVGLLRAGGDSFPLTGGSGTVLGMALRSHDHSTKPLYVSVGHKISLEAAVRLTRGCCRFRIPEPVRQADIRSRDYIRRTLGAPTPPAPGQDRSQKVQRPKGGSEELEDEGRPPEAHGQGPETTESPRPTRPAAAIVEPSCAQ encoded by the exons ATGGCTAGGGAGGCGGCGGAGCTGCCTCCGAAGGAGACCCTGTCGCTCTGGATAAG ggagcaAGCCCAGCTGAAGGCCCTCGTGGTGGACCGGGACACGGAGGCGTGGCAGCGGGACCCCGGCTTCTCGGGGCTGCAGAGGGTCGGGGGCGTGGACGTGTCCTTTGTGAAGGGAGACAGTGTCAGCGCCTGTGCCTCGCTGGTGGTGCTCAGCTACCCTGAGCTCGAG GTGGTGTATGAGGACTGCCGCATGGTTAGCCTGACGGCTCCCTACGTGTCGGGCTTCCTGGCCTTCCGAGAGGTGCCCTTTCTGGTGGCTGCGGTGCGGCGGCTGCGGGAGAAGGAGCCCGGCCTCGTGCCCCAG GTACTCCTTGTGGATGGAAATGGGCTTCTCCACCACCGAG GCTTTGGGGTGGCCTGTCACCTCGGCGTCCTCACGGACCTGCCCTGCATTGGGGTGGCCAAGAAACTCCTGCAGGTCGATGGCCTGGAGAACAACACCCAGCACAAGGAGAAG gTAGGACTCCTGCGGGCTGGAGGAGACTCATTTCCACTGACCGGGGGCTCTGGGACCGTGCTGGGCATG GCCCTGAGGAGCCACGACCACAGCACCAAGCCGCTCTATGTCTCTGTGGGCCACAAGATCAGCCTGGAGGCGGCCGTGCGCCTGACCCGAGGCTGCTGCAGGTTTCGGATCCCGGAGCCCGTGCGCCAG GCTGACATCCGTTCTCGAGACTACATCCGCAGGACCCTCGGAGCCCCCACGCCCCCTGCACCAGGGCAGGACAG GAGCCAGAAGGTACAGAGGCCAAAGGGAGGCTCGGAAGAGCTCGAAGATGAGGGCAGGCCCCCCGAGGCCCACGGCCAAGGTCCCGAGACAACAGAAAGCCCCAGACCCACGCGCCCAGCGGCGGCAATCGTGGAGCCGAGCTGCGCGCAGTGA
- the ENDOV gene encoding endonuclease V isoform X2, which translates to MAREAAELPPKETLSLWIREQAQLKALVVDRDTEAWQRDPGFSGLQRVGGVDVSFVKGDSVSACASLVVLSYPELEVLLVDGNGLLHHRGFGVACHLGVLTDLPCIGVAKKLLQVDGLENNTQHKEKVGLLRAGGDSFPLTGGSGTVLGMALRSHDHSTKPLYVSVGHKISLEAAVRLTRGCCRFRIPEPVRQADIRSRDYIRRTLGAPTPPAPGQDRSQKVQRPKGGSEELEDEGRPPEAHGQGPETTESPRPTRPAAAIVEPSCAQ; encoded by the exons ATGGCTAGGGAGGCGGCGGAGCTGCCTCCGAAGGAGACCCTGTCGCTCTGGATAAG ggagcaAGCCCAGCTGAAGGCCCTCGTGGTGGACCGGGACACGGAGGCGTGGCAGCGGGACCCCGGCTTCTCGGGGCTGCAGAGGGTCGGGGGCGTGGACGTGTCCTTTGTGAAGGGAGACAGTGTCAGCGCCTGTGCCTCGCTGGTGGTGCTCAGCTACCCTGAGCTCGAG GTACTCCTTGTGGATGGAAATGGGCTTCTCCACCACCGAG GCTTTGGGGTGGCCTGTCACCTCGGCGTCCTCACGGACCTGCCCTGCATTGGGGTGGCCAAGAAACTCCTGCAGGTCGATGGCCTGGAGAACAACACCCAGCACAAGGAGAAG gTAGGACTCCTGCGGGCTGGAGGAGACTCATTTCCACTGACCGGGGGCTCTGGGACCGTGCTGGGCATG GCCCTGAGGAGCCACGACCACAGCACCAAGCCGCTCTATGTCTCTGTGGGCCACAAGATCAGCCTGGAGGCGGCCGTGCGCCTGACCCGAGGCTGCTGCAGGTTTCGGATCCCGGAGCCCGTGCGCCAG GCTGACATCCGTTCTCGAGACTACATCCGCAGGACCCTCGGAGCCCCCACGCCCCCTGCACCAGGGCAGGACAG GAGCCAGAAGGTACAGAGGCCAAAGGGAGGCTCGGAAGAGCTCGAAGATGAGGGCAGGCCCCCCGAGGCCCACGGCCAAGGTCCCGAGACAACAGAAAGCCCCAGACCCACGCGCCCAGCGGCGGCAATCGTGGAGCCGAGCTGCGCGCAGTGA